The genomic region CCGGTGCGGCCGTGAAGCGGAAGGAAGACACCCACAAGATGGCCGAGGCCAACAAGGCCTTCGCCCACTACCGCTGGTAGCGGAAGGATCGGGGGGGTTGGGGCGCCCGCGCCCCGCATGAGCTAGGAGCAATGGAACCGGCATGACCAACACAGCAGTCGATCGGAAGGCCGCAGGGGCCAAGGGACTCGCGATCCGCGAGTTCCCGCTCTCGCGTACCCGGAACATCGGGATCATGGCCCACATCGACGCCGGGAAGACGACCACCACCGAGCGGATCCTGTACTACACCGGCCGCACCTACAAGATCGGCGAGGTCCACGAGGGCGCCGCCGTGATGGACTGGATGCAGCAGGAGCAGGAGCGCGGCATCACGATCACCTCGGCCGCGACCACCTGCAAGTGGCGTGACCACTGGATCAACCTGATCGACACGCCCGGCCACGTCGACTTCACGGTCGAGGTGGAGCGCTCCCTGCGCGTGCTGGACGGCGCCGTGGCCGTGTTCGACGCGGTCTCCGGGGTCGAGCCCCAGTCCGAGACGGTGTGGCGCCAGGCCGACAAGTACAACGTCCCCCGCATCTGCTTCGTCAACAAGATGGACCGCGTCGGGGCCGAGTTCCACCGCACCGTGGACATGATGGTCGACCGGCTCGGTGCCACCCCCGCCGTGGTCCAGCTCCCCTGGGGCGTCGAGAGCAACTTCCACGGCGTCATCGACCTCGTCGAGATGCGCGGCCACTACTGGCCGAGCGAGGGCATGGGCGAGGCCTGGGAGGACCGGCCGATCCCCGACGAGTACGAGGAGATCGCCGCCGAGTGGCGCCACCGCCTGTTCGAGGTGCTGGCCGACCACGACGAGGCCCTCATGGAGAAGTACGTCCTCGAGGAGGAGCCGAGCATCGAGGAGCTCCGCAAGGCGCTCCGCAAGGCCACCATCGCGGGCAAGGTCACCCCGGTGCTGTGCGGCTCGGCATTCAAGAACAAGGGCGTGCAGCAGCTCCTGGACGCGGTGGTCTGGTATCTGCCCTCGCCGCTGGACGTGCCGCCCATCAGGGGGGCCAAGCCCAACGACGAGCAGGCGGTCATCGAGCGCCGGCCCGACGACGCGGAGCCGTTCGCGGCGCTGGCGTTCAAGATCATGTCCGACCCCTACGTCGGCAAGCTCACCTACTTCCGCGTCTACTCCGGGACCATGAAGGCGGGCAGCCACGTGCTGAACGCCACCAAGGACCGCAAGGAGCGGATCGGGCGGCTGCTGCAGATGCACGCCAACCACCGCGAGGACAAGGACGCCATCTTCGCCGGCGACATCGTCGCCGCGGTGGGGCTGAAGTTCACCACCACCGGCGACACCCTCTGCGACCCCGACCACCCGATCGTGCTCGAGTCGATCAGCTTCCCCGACCCGGTCATCGAGGTCGCGATCGAGCCCAAGACCAAGTCCGACCAGGACAAGCTGGCCAACGCCCTGAACCGCCTGGGCGAGGAGGACCCGACCTTCCGGGTCCACACCGACGAGGACACCGGCCAGACGATCATGGCCGGCATGGGTGAGCTCCACCTCGAGGTGCTCGTCGACCGGATGATGCGCGAGTTCCGGGTCGACGCCAACGTCGGCAAGCCCCAGGTCGCCTACCGCGAGACCATCCGCAAGCCGGTCCTCAACCAGGTGCTCCGCTACGTGAAGCAGACCGGCGGCAGGGGCCAGTTCGCCCACGTGGTGCTCGACGTCGAGCCGACCTCGGGCGACGGCGGCGGCTACGAGTTCGTCAACAAGATCACCGGCGGCAAGATCCCCCGCGAGTACATCCCCGCGGTCGACGCCGGCATCCAGGACGCCATGAACTCCGGCATGCTGGCCGGCTACCCCGTGGTGGACGTCCGGATCACCCTGAAGGACGGGTCCTACCACGAGGTCGACTCCTCGGAGATGGCGTTCAAGATCGCCGGCTCGATGGCCTTCAAGGAGGCCAGCCGCAAGGGCGA from Actinomycetes bacterium harbors:
- the fusA gene encoding elongation factor G, translated to MAHIDAGKTTTTERILYYTGRTYKIGEVHEGAAVMDWMQQEQERGITITSAATTCKWRDHWINLIDTPGHVDFTVEVERSLRVLDGAVAVFDAVSGVEPQSETVWRQADKYNVPRICFVNKMDRVGAEFHRTVDMMVDRLGATPAVVQLPWGVESNFHGVIDLVEMRGHYWPSEGMGEAWEDRPIPDEYEEIAAEWRHRLFEVLADHDEALMEKYVLEEEPSIEELRKALRKATIAGKVTPVLCGSAFKNKGVQQLLDAVVWYLPSPLDVPPIRGAKPNDEQAVIERRPDDAEPFAALAFKIMSDPYVGKLTYFRVYSGTMKAGSHVLNATKDRKERIGRLLQMHANHREDKDAIFAGDIVAAVGLKFTTTGDTLCDPDHPIVLESISFPDPVIEVAIEPKTKSDQDKLANALNRLGEEDPTFRVHTDEDTGQTIMAGMGELHLEVLVDRMMREFRVDANVGKPQVAYRETIRKPVLNQVLRYVKQTGGRGQFAHVVLDVEPTSGDGGGYEFVNKITGGKIPREYIPAVDAGIQDAMNSGMLAGYPVVDVRITLKDGSYHEVDSSEMAFKIAGSMAFKEASRKGDPALLEPVMSVEVVTPEEFAGDVMGNLSGRRGRIEKMEPRGNAQVIRANVPLAEMFGYTTDLRSMTQGRATSTMHFGHYAEVPENIAKDIVAKIRGE